The region CTTAGGCAAACAAAGTTTTTTTGTTGTGGCTAACGACAAAAAGACGGCTGAAAATTCACCGGACTATAAAGTATTTTGTGGCGGTAACGTATCGGGCGCGATTTGGAAAAAAATTTCTAACGCTGGCGAGGAATATCATTCAGGCTCTGTATTCTGTTTAGGAATGCCATTGAACCGACTACACTTTGCAATTTTTAAAACTAAAGACGAAACAAAAAAAGACGAAAGCGGAAATCCTATTCGCGTTGTAGTGATTAGCGAAGGCGAACGAAAAGACGGCAATGCAGAAGATCAA is a window of Leptospiraceae bacterium DNA encoding:
- a CDS encoding DUF736 family protein — its product is MIVGQLEPKKNKETGKVFFDLSMNIPFLGKQSFFVVANDKKTAENSPDYKVFCGGNVSGAIWKKISNAGEEYHSGSVFCLGMPLNRLHFAIFKTKDETKKDESGNPIRVVVISEGERKDGNAEDQ